A region from the Variovorax sp. RKNM96 genome encodes:
- the tsaA gene encoding tRNA (N6-threonylcarbamoyladenosine(37)-N6)-methyltransferase TrmO, which yields MTSADPVVSRPVGVVRSRFTEATGMPIQTAGAPDEPGRLEVFAEFAPGLRDIEGFDYLILITHLHQCAHERLEVVPFLDNESHGVFATRAPARPNRLGLSIVRLVSVEGTTLHFSGNDMMDGTPVLDIKPYVPRFDVRETERVGWFGAKLDQLPGIRSDGRMG from the coding sequence GTGACTTCCGCCGACCCTGTCGTCTCCCGCCCCGTCGGCGTGGTGCGCAGCCGCTTCACCGAAGCCACCGGCATGCCGATCCAGACGGCCGGCGCGCCCGACGAGCCGGGGCGCCTGGAGGTGTTCGCCGAGTTCGCGCCGGGCCTTCGGGACATCGAGGGCTTCGACTACCTGATCCTCATCACCCACCTGCACCAGTGCGCGCACGAGCGGCTGGAGGTGGTGCCCTTTCTCGACAACGAATCGCACGGCGTCTTCGCCACGCGCGCGCCGGCACGGCCGAACCGGCTGGGCCTGTCGATCGTGCGGCTGGTGTCGGTGGAAGGCACGACGCTGCACTTCAGCGGCAACGACATGATGGACGGCACGCCCGTGCTCGACATCAAGCCCTACGTGCCGCGCTTCGACGTGCGCGAGACCGAACGCGTCGGCTGGTTCGGCGCAAAGCTCGATCAGTTGCCGGGCATCCGGTCCGACGGCAGGATGGGTTGA